In Blattabacterium cuenoti, the genomic stretch AGAAAAAGATTTATTCCATTCTGGAATTCGTCCTGCAATTAATGAAAGCATATCTGTTTCTCGTGTAGGAGGATCTGCACAAATTCAGTCTATGAGAAAAATATCTGGAACTCTCAAATTGGATCAAGCTCAATTCAGAGAATTGGAATCTTTTTCAAAATTTGGTTCTGAACTGGATTCATCTACTATGAATATACTAAAAAAAGGAAGAATTAATATAGAGATATTAAAACAAACTCCTCATAGACCTTATGATGTAGCAGATCAAATAGCAATTATTTATGCTGGAACTAGAAATTTGCTTCAAAAAATTCCTATTGATAAAATTTCAGATTTCGAAAAAGAATATCTTTTCTATTTGAAAGAAAAACATGAAAATGTTTTAGACTCTTTAAGAAATGGAATTTTTGACAAAAAAATATCTGATATATTAGAAACAGCAGTTTTAGAATTAAGTGATAAATACCTTTCCTAAATTTTTATTATGTCTAATCCAAAAGAAATTAAAAGAAGAATATTATCTATAGAATCAGTTATAAAAACTACAGAAGCAATGAAAATGATTTCTATAGTGAAATTACGGAAAATAAAAAATTTACTTATTCAAATTAAAATTTATTTGGATTATATAGAAACAATTCTCTTAGATCTCTTATTTATGGAAAAGTATAAAGAAAATTTATCAAACAATCAATATTTTACAAAAATAGGAAAAGAAAAAATGAAATTATTTATTGTATTTACTTCTGATCGTGGTTTATGTGGTTCTTTTAATTCTTCTATTTTTGAAAAAATTAATTTTATTTTTCATAAAAAAGGGTACAATGAGAATGAATGTGTATTTTTATCTGTTGGAAAAAAAGGATTTGATTTTTTATGTGGAAAATATAATATGTATAATCAAGATTTGATCGAAAATAATTTTTTGAATAAAAAAATACAATCTTTAACATCAGAGTTAATTTCTGATTTTATTCAAAAAAAATTTTCTGCAATTTATTTAATATATAATCATTTAAAAAAATCTTTGCTTCAAGAAACAATTATAGAAAAATTTCTTCCAATTTCTATTAAAAATCTGAAAAAAAAAACATCGAAAATTTACTCTATTTTAGAACCTGATCAAAAGAAAATATTAAATTTATTAATTCCAAAATTTTTAAATACGAAATTGTTAAAAACTTTTTTGGAATCTACTACAGCAGAACATACATCTCGAATGATATCTATGCATAAAGCTACAGAAAATGCTTATGATATTAAACATGATTTAATATTAAATTATAATAAAGAAAGACAAACTGCAATTACAAAAGAAATACTTGAAATTATTAGTGGATCAGAATCTTTAAAATGAAAGAAAATGATCTGATCAAGATTCATAATTCATATAAATAAATCAAATCATTTTGATTTTTTTTCAAAAAAAAATAATATAATTATGGAAAAAATGTTAACAGGAATTAGAAGTACAGGTTCCCCTCATTTGGGAAATATTTTAAGTGTGATTATTCCGTCTGTATCCATAGCTAATAAAAGTACAAAACATTCTTCATTCATATTTATAGCGGATTTGCATTCTATGATTCACATAGAAAATATAAAAACAATCAAAAATAATACTTATGAAATTGCAGCTGCATGGTTAGCTTTTGGATTGAATATAGATAATTGTTTATTTTATAGACAATCTGATGTTTCATTAGTAACTGAATTGGCCTGGTATTTCAATTGTTTTTATCCATATAAAAGACTTGTGTTAGCTCATGCTTTTAAAAAAGAAATGAAGGAAATAGATCATGGTAAAATAAGTGTAGGTTTATTTACTTATCCTATTTTAATGGCAGCTGATATTTTACTTTATAATGCAGAAATTATTCCAGTAGGAAAAGATCAATTACAACATATAGAAATCGCTCGTCGAATAGCGAATTATTTTAATAAAAAAATAGGAAAAAAATTATTTGTTATCCCTAATGCTTTTTTGCAAAAAAAAAATATGTTTGTTTTAGGAACAGACGGTAAAAAAATGAGTAAATCTAAAAAAAATTGTATTGATATTTTTTCTTCAGATGAAATTTTAAAAAAACAAATTATGGGTATACGTACAGATAATAAATCTGTAGAAGAAAAAAAGAATCCTGAAACTGATTATATTATGTTGTTATATAGTTTAATAGCTCCTTTGGATAAGATAGAGATTATGAAAGAAAAATATAGAAAAGGTGGATATGGATATTATGAAGCGAAAATTGCATTATACGAATATATTATTCATAAATTCTCATATGAGAGAAAAAAATTTTTTTCTCTGATGAAAAAGAAATCTTTTTTGGATCATATTTTAGCTTTAGGAGCTAAAAAAGCAAAAAATATAGCTCAAGAAAGATTAAATTGCATTAGAAAACATTTGAAATTCAATTCTATAAATTGATTTATTTAATGTCATTATGACATAATTATAATTTATGGCAAATCTTTTGCAAAAAAAAGTCCATATAATTATGTTGAAAATATTTTTATATTATGGATATCAATCAAATAAACACTGACAAACAGTCCTCCTCATCCTCATCCTCATGTGAGGAAGTAGAGTCTTCCTCTTGTCAAGAAAAAACAAAAGTGGATGATTCATTAAAAAAAGAAATCCAATTTCTTAAAGAAGAGTTAGAAAAAGAAAAAGATAAATTTTTACGTCTTTTTGCTGAATTTGAAAATTCTAAAAAACGCATACAAAAAGAAAGATTTGATATTTTTAGAAATGTTCATGAGCAAATTCTTATAGATTTAATTCCGATTTTAGATGATTTTGAACGATGTATTAAAGAATTAAGAAAATATAAAGATAAAGATGAATATCTTGTAAAAGGAATTTTTTTTATACAGGAAAAACTTATTAAAATTTTAAAAGAAAAAGGATTAAATAAAATCAAAATAAAAAAAGGTGATGATTTTAACACGGATTTTCATGATGCTGTAACGCAAATACCAGCTGTAACTGAAAATTTAAAAGGAAAAATTATAGAAATCATAGAAGCTGGATATATTTTAAAAGAAAAAGTGATACGACATGCTAAAGTTATTACCGGAAAATAATTTTTATCTTCATGATGAAAAAAGATTATTACGAAGTATTAGGAGTTTCTAAAAATGCTTCTCCAGAAGAAATTAAAAAGGCTTATCGAAAACTAGCAATAAAATATCATCCAGATAAGAATTTAGATAACAAAAAAAAAGCAGAAGAAAAATTCAAAGAAGCGGCTGAAGCTTATGAAGTATTAAGTAATACAGAAAAAAGACAACGTTATGATAAATTTGGACATTCTGGAATAAAAGGAAGCGCATCAGGTTCAGGTATGAACATGGAGGATATTTTTGCGAATTTTGGGGATATTTTCGCTGATGCATTTGGAGAAAGTTTTTCCAATTTCGGATTTGGAAGATCAACTAGAAACAAAACTATTAAAGGAAGTGATTTAAGAATTAGAGTCAAACTTTCATTAGAAGAAATAGCTCACGGAGTTGAAAAAAAAGTAAAAGTTAAAAGACTTAAAGCAGCTAAAGGCATAAAATTTAAAAATTGTACATCTTGTAATGGGACTGGTCAGATAACACGAGTCACTAATACTATTTTAGGGAGAATGCAAACAACTTCACAATGTGGAATATGTTATGGAACTGGAAAAGTGATTGAAAATATTCCTTATGGAGCTAATAAACATGGATTAATTAAAGAGGAGGAGTTAGTAACTATAAAGATTCCCGAAGGATTAACAGAAGGGATTCAATTGAAAGTTTCTGAAAAAGGAAATGAAGCTCCATTTGGAGGAATTTCTGGTGATTTGATTGTGTTAATTGAGGAAATCCCTCATGCAAAATTAAAAAGAGAAGGAAGTAATCTTCATTATGATTTATACATATCATTTTCAGATGCAATATTGGGCGCTATAAAAGAAGTTCCCACTATTAATGGGAAAGCGAGAATAAAAATAGATCCAGGAACACAGTCAGGAAAAACTCTTAGATTAAAAAACAAAGGATTGCCTAATATTGAAGGATATGGATATGGAAGTCTTTTAATTCATGTGAATGTTTGGACTCCAAAAAAAATTAATGAAGAACAAAGAAAATTTTTTGAAAAAATGAGAAAAAATGAAAATTTTATTCCTCATCCAGGAAATTCAGAAAAATCTTTTTTTGATAAAGTCAGAGAAATGTTCTCATAAATATTAAACGTGATTATAATAATTTTGTTTCAATTCACATAACTATAACATAATAAATTTTATCATTATGCAAAAAGTAGTAGTTGGACTTTCAGGCGGAGTTGATTCAAGTGTTGCTGCATTAATTCTTAAAAAAAAAGGTTATCAAGTTATTGGCTTATTTATGCATAATTGGGAATGGGAAGAGGAAGATATTAACAAATGTACTTGGAAAGAAGATAGCATTGATGCTATGTTAGTTGCTAAACAATTAAATATACCTTTTCAAGTAGTTGATATGAAAAATGAATATAAAAAACATGTCATTAATTACATGTTTAACGAGTATAGATTAGGAAAAACTCCTAATCCAGATATCTTGTGTAATAAAGAAATAAAATTCAAAATTTTTTTGAAAAAAGCCCTTAATTTAGGAGCAGATTTCATTGCTACAGGACATTATGCGAATAAAGAAAAAATTGTAAAAAATAGAAAAATAATTTATCGTCTTTTAATTGGAAAAGATCTGAATAAAGATCAATCATATTTTTTATGTCAATTAACACAATATCAATTGAAAAAATCACTATTTCCATTAGGATTATTAACTAAAAATCAAGTTAGAAAAATAGCAGATATATATCGATTACGTAATGCTCATAAAAAAGAATCTCAAGGTTTATGTTTTGTAGGTAAAATTAATTTACCCAATTTTCTTAAAAAAAAAATCATTCCAAAAAAAGGAAAAATAATTTTCATAAATTCTAACTCCTCAATATATCAAGAAAAAAAACATTTTCTTTCTAAAGAAGAAGAATTGTTTTTTTTGTCTAAAAAAAAAAAATATAGAAAATCAGATGGGAAAGTAATTGGATACCATCAAGGGGCTCATTCTTTTACTAAGGGACAACGTAAAGGGATAGCATTAGGTGGTTATCAGGAAGCTCTTTTTGTTATAGATACTGATGTAAAAGAAAATATTGTTTATACAGGTATGGGGAAAAAACATCCAGGATTATATAGGAAATCTTTGTTTATTCATGAAGAAAATATTCATTGGATACGGAAAGATCTTACTCTTTTGGAAGGTGATAAAATGAATGTATTTTGTAGAATTCGTTATAGACAACCATTACAAAAATCAAAATTATATAAAATAAGAAAAGGAATGTTTATTGAGTTTGAAACCATGCAATGTGCTATAACAGAAGGACAATTTGTCGCTTGGTATATTGGAAAGGAATTGATAGGATCAGGAGTAATTTCTATTATTTTATATTTTATATTTTTTTCAAAAATTGAATATATTTTATAAATATAAATTTTTATTTTTTAATTTTTTATCAAAAAAAAGCGTGATTTTTTAATATAAAATTAAAAATGTATTGTTCAAGTAATTTCTAATTATTAACTTTACAATATATTCACTAATACATCAAAATAATAATAATATTATAAAAATAAATCCATAAAAAACGCTTTTATATAATCTATATTTTTCATATTTTTGCACATTATATAATTCATAATTTGTATAGTTTTTTTCATAAAACTATTCGAGTTCGGTGTTATTTTTTTTATCCCTACTTGATAGATAAGTAGGGCTTTTTGATTTATTAAAATTTTTCATGAAAAAAAGAATTAACGATTTTAGTAAGAAAATCACGAAAGAACCTAATTTGCCAGCGGCACATGCTATGTTGTATGCTGCAGGAATGAAAGAATCAGATTTTTGCAAAGCTCAAATAGGAATAGTTAGTAATTGGTACGAAGGGAATCCTTGTAATATGCATTTAGACAAATTAGCTAAAAGAATCAAATCATCGGTTATAAAAAAAAATTTAGTAGGATTTCAATTTACTACTATTGGAGTAAGTGATGGAATTACTATGGGAACATCAGGAATGAGGTATTCATTACCTTCTAGAGAATTAATAGCAGATAGTATAGAAACTGTAGTCAATTCTCATCATTATGATGGAGTGATAGCTATACCTGGATGTGATAAAAATATACCAGGAGTTATGATAGCTTTGTTAAGATTGAATAGACCATCTATAATTGTATACGGAGGAAGTATTTCTTCTGGTTATTATAATGGAAAAAAATTAGATGTTATTTCTTCTTTTGAAGCTTTAGGAAAAAAAAATACGAATCAAATTAGTGAAGATGAATATAGAAATATTGTAAAGAATTCTTGTCCTGGTCCAGGAGCTTGTGGAGGAATGTATACGGCAAATACTATGGCTTCTGCTTTAGAAGCTATGGGGATGATGCTTCCTTATTCTTCATCTTCTCCTTCAACTAGTGAAAACAAGAAAAAAGAATGTGAAGAAATTTCTGTATATATGAAAAATATTTTAGAAAAAGGAATCAAACCTAAAGATATAGTAACAAAAACTTCTATAGAAAATGGAGTCAAATTAGCTATGTGTTTAGGTGGGTCTACTAATTTAGTTTTACATTTTTTAGCCATTGCTAAATCAGCAAATATTGATTTTTCTTTAAAAGATTTTCATAAAATTAGTAATCAAGTCCCTCTCATTGGAAATCTAAAACCTAGTGGAATTTTTTTGATGGAAGATATACATATGTATATAGGAGGAATGCCTGTTATTATAAAATATTTATTAAATGAAGGAATATTATCAGGAGATTGTTTAACCGTTACTGGAAAAACATTATGTGAAAATATGAAAAATATTCCCAATATAACTTTTAATCAAAAAATAGTTCATTCCTTAGCCCGTCCAATCAAAAAAAATGGACATATCAGAATTTTATATGGAAATTTATCTCCAGAAGGGGCTGTTGCCAAAATAACTGGAAAAGAAGGAACAATTTTCCGTGGAAAGGCTAATGTTTTTAATTCTGAAAAAGAAGCAAATCAAGCTATTTTGAATAATAAAATTTTACCTGGAATCGTTATTGTAATTCGATATGTAGGTCCTATGGGTGGCCCAGGAATGCCAGAAATGTTAAAACCAACATCTTATATTATGGGATCTGGTTTAGGGAAAAAAGTAGCACTCATTACAGATGGAAGATTCTCAGGTGGATCACATGGTTTTGTTGTAGGACATATTTCTCCAGAAGCACAATCTGGAGGATTAATTGCTTTAGTACAAAATGATGATTTTATTAAAATAGATACGGAAAATGACACTATTACTCTTGAAGTAGAATATGAAGAAATACAAAAAAGGAGAAAATTATGGAGTCCACCTTTGTTAAAAATACAAAAAGGATATCTATATAAATATACAAAAATGGTATCCCAAGCTTCTGAAGGATGCGTTACAGATCAATTTTAGGATATGGAAAGAAAGTTCTTCTATGGTTCAGAAATCGTAATAAAAACCCTATTATATGAAAAGGTAAAATACATCTTTGGATATCCAGGTGGTGCTATTATGCCCATATACGATTCTTTGCATGATTATTTAAGTTCTATTTCGCATATTCTTATGCGTCATGAACAAGGTTCAATTCATGCTGCACAAGGATATGCTAGAGCTACTGGTCAAATTGGTGTGTGTTTTACAACTTCAGGCCCAGGAGCTACCAATTTAATTACTGGATTAGCCGATGCTTTGATAGATAGTACTCCTATTGTTTGTATTACTGGACAAGTTTCTTCTCATTTATTAGGAACTGATGCTTTTCAAGAAACAAATATTATGGATATTTCTATCCCTGTAACCAAATGGAATATTCAAGTTTTAAAAACTGAAGATATTTGTGAATCAATCAAAAAAGGTTTTTTTATTGCTAAAAAAGGAAGACCAGGACCTGTTTTAATAGATATTACTAAAGATGCTCAGCTTCAAAAAGCTGTATTCCACTATACACGTTGTAAACATATTAAAAATTTTCATCCATATCCTTGTATAGAAGATAAAAAAATAATAGAAGCTGCAAATCTAATCAACTTAGCGGAAAAACCCTTAATTCTTGTAGGTCAAGGAGTCATTTTAGCTGAAGCAGAAGAAGAATTTAAAGAATTTGTTGAAAAAACTGGAATTCCAGTAGCGAGTACTCTGTTAGGATTAGGAGCATTGGATAGTGATCATCGTTTGTATGTTGGCATGTTAGGCATGCATGGAAATTATGCTCCAAATATTTTAACTAATCAATGTGATATAATCATTGCAGTAGGAATGCGATTTGATGATCGTGTAACTGGAGATGTTAAAAAATATGCTAGACGAGCTAAAATTATTCATTTAGAAATAGATTCTTCGGAAATAAACAAAAACATTTTATGTCATATTCCAATTTTAGGAGATTGTAAAATTTCTTTAAAAAAACTGGTTTCTTACGTTAATCAATCTATTCATAAAGAATGGATTGATCAATTTTTTCATCTTAAAGAAAAAGAAAAAAACGTAGTTATACAAAGAGATATCAATCCAAAACAAGGAGAAATTACGATGGGGGAAGTAATTAAATGGATTAACCAATATAAACAAAAAAACGCAATCCTTGTAACTGATGTAGGACAACATCAAATGATAGCTTCAAGATATTTTAATTTTACCTGCAAAAAAAGTCAAATTACTTCTGGAGGATTAGGAACTATGGGTTTTGCTTTACCAGCTTCAATAGGTGCTCAATTAGGATCCAAAAATAGACAAGTAATCTGTGTTGTAGGAGATGGAGGAATCCAAATGACAATACAAGAAATGGGAACTATTTTGCAAAATAGTATTCCCGTTAAAATTATACTATTAAATAATAATTTCTTGGGAATGGTACGTCAGTGGCAACAACTTTTTTTCAATAAACGTTATTCGTGTACAGAATTAGTGAATCCAGATTTTATCAAATTAGCTAATGCTTATGATATAAAAGCAAAAAAGGTGAAAGAAAGAGAGGAATTAGGAGAATCAATAAAGAAAGCATTAAATCATGAAACAGCTTTCTTACTAGAAATTGTAATTAAAAAAGAAGATAATGTTTTTCCTATGATTCCTGCAGGAGCATCTGTAGATGAAATTCGTTTAACATAATTTTAAATATATAGCATTATGAAGCATAAATTCAGAATAATAATTTTAGGAGAAAAAGAAATAAGATTATTAAGCAGAATTCTTATTATATTAAATAGAAGAAATTTGAAAACCAATCACATTAATGTATCGAATAATGAAAATGGAACAATTAGTAATATCCAATATATTATTGATTTAGAATGTAAGGAAGAACAATTGTTTAAAATAAAAAAATTAATTGAAAAATTAATTGGAATTATTCATGTTTACTATTCTAAATTAGAGAAACTAAATTCTAGAAAAAATTCATGTAAAAAAATTGATTTACCACTAGCAACATATTAAATAAAATAAAAATCATGAAAATTAAATTTGGATCTATAGAAGAAACTATCATTACAAGAGATGAATTTCCATTATGGAAAGCTAGAGAAATTTTGAAAAAAGAAACTATTTCTGTTTTAGGTTATGGAGTTCAAGGTCCTGGACAGTCTCTAAATTTAAGGGATAATGGATTTCAAGTAATAGTAGGACAAAGAAAATGTTCTAATTCTTGGAAAAAAGCGTTACAAGATGAATGGATAGAAGGAGAAAATCTTTTTTCTTTAGAAGAAGCTGCTGAAAGAGGTACGATACTTATGTATTTATTATCAGATGCAGGTCAAATCTCTTTTTGGCCTACTCTTAGTAAATATTTAACTGAAGGAAAATCTTTATATTTTTCACATGGATTTGGATTAACTTTTTGTAATCAAACAAAAATATATCCTTCTAAAAATATAGATATTTTTTTAGTAGCGCCTAAAGGATCAGGAACTAGTTTAAGAAGACTTTTTAAAAAAGGAAAAGGAATTAATTCTAGTTATGCTATTTATCAGGATTATAGTGGGAATAGTTTAGAAAAAACTTTATCTATTGGAATAGGAATAGGATCTGGATATTTATTTAAAACAAATTTTAAAAATGAGGTATATTCCGATTTAGTAGGAGAAAGAGGGACTTTGATGGGAGCTATACAAGGAATTTTTGCTGCACAATATCAAACATTAAGAGAAAAAGGACATTCTCCTTCAGAATCTTTCAACGAAACTGTAGAAGAATTAACTCAAAGTTTGATGCCATTAGTATCAGAAAAAGGAATGGATTGGATGTACGCTAATTGTTCTACTACTGCGCAAAGAGGAGCTTTAGACTGGTGGAAAAAATTTAGAGATGCTACTTTTCCAGTATTTCAAGAATTATATCATGAAGTATTATCTGGTCATGAAGCAAAAAGAATTATTCAAGCTAATAGTCATATAAATTATAGAGAAAAATTGCAAAAAGAATTACAAGATCTTAGAAAAAGTGAATTATGGGAAGTTGGATCTATGATTCGCAATCTTAGACCGGAAAAAAAGGATCAGAATTAAATAAATTTACTCATTTTTAAAAGATTGAAAAATAAATTTAAAGGATATTTTCCTTCTCATAAAGAAATAATTCAAGCTAAGAATCTTTTAAAAGATATCATTTATGAAACTCCGTTACAAAAAAATTATCTTTTATCAGAAAAATATCAAGCTAATATTTTACTAAAAAGAGAAGACTTACAAATCATACGTTCATATAAAATTAGAGGAGCTTATAATAAAATAAAAAGTTTATCTTATTCAGAACTGAAAAAAGGAATTGTTTGTGCTAGCGCTGGAAATCATGCTCAAGGTGTGGCATATTCTTGCAATATATTAAAAATATCGGGAAAAATTTATATGCCTAGTACTACTCCTAAACAAAAAGTAGAAAGAGTAAAAATGTTTGGAAAAAAGTATATAGAAATTATTCTTATTGGAGATACTTTTGATGCAGTTAGTAGTGAAGCAATGAAAGATTGTAAAAAAAATGAAAAAATTTTTATTCATCCTTTCGATGATATTAAAATTATTGAAGGACAAGCAACTGTAGGTTTAGAAATTTTAAAACAAAATATTTCAGATAGGATAGATTATGTTTTTATTCCTATTGGTGGAGGTGGATTAGTATCTGGTGTAGGTAGTTATTTTAAAGAAATAAGTCCTAAAACTAAAATTATAGGAGTAGAACCTAAAGGAGCTCCATCTATGAGTTATTCTTTAAAAAAAGGAAAAATTGTTGAATTAAAAACAATAGATAGATTTATTGATGGAGCTTCAGTAAAGAAAGTGGGAAAATTAAATTTTAACATATGCAATCAAATATTATTTGATATCATAACAGTTCCGGAAGGAAAAGTTTGTACAACAATTTTAGATTTATATAATTTAGAAGCTATTGTCGCTGAACCTGCTGGAGCTCTTTCAATAGCTGCTTTAGATTTTTATTCTAATGAAATAAAAGGAAAAACTATTGTATGTATTTTAAGTGGAGGAAATAATGATATCACTAGAACAGAAGAAATTAGAGAAAGATCTCTTTTATATGAAGAAAAAAAACATTATTTTATTGTCAAATTTCCACAAAGAGCTGGGGCCTTAAAAGAATTTGTGAACAATATTTTAGGTCCAAAAGATGATATTGCTTATTTTGAATATTCTAAAAAAAATTCAAAAGAAGAAGGACCAGCCGTGATTGGAATAGAATTGTCAGAAAAAAATGAATTTTCTGGATTAATAGGAAGAATGAAAAAATATAAAGTTCATTTTCAATATTTAAATAAAAATCCAGATTTATTTCGCATCCTTATATAAAAAAAAAACTTTGTACCCACGACTGGATTTGAACCAGCACATCCGAATCGGATACCACCCCCTCAAAGTGGCGTGTCTACCATTTCCACCACGTGGGCGTCATATCAAAATATTTAT encodes the following:
- the atpG gene encoding ATP synthase F1 subunit gamma, with the translated sequence MSNPKEIKRRILSIESVIKTTEAMKMISIVKLRKIKNLLIQIKIYLDYIETILLDLLFMEKYKENLSNNQYFTKIGKEKMKLFIVFTSDRGLCGSFNSSIFEKINFIFHKKGYNENECVFLSVGKKGFDFLCGKYNMYNQDLIENNFLNKKIQSLTSELISDFIQKKFSAIYLIYNHLKKSLLQETIIEKFLPISIKNLKKKTSKIYSILEPDQKKILNLLIPKFLNTKLLKTFLESTTAEHTSRMISMHKATENAYDIKHDLILNYNKERQTAITKEILEIISGSESLK
- the trpS gene encoding tryptophan--tRNA ligase — protein: MEKMLTGIRSTGSPHLGNILSVIIPSVSIANKSTKHSSFIFIADLHSMIHIENIKTIKNNTYEIAAAWLAFGLNIDNCLFYRQSDVSLVTELAWYFNCFYPYKRLVLAHAFKKEMKEIDHGKISVGLFTYPILMAADILLYNAEIIPVGKDQLQHIEIARRIANYFNKKIGKKLFVIPNAFLQKKNMFVLGTDGKKMSKSKKNCIDIFSSDEILKKQIMGIRTDNKSVEEKKNPETDYIMLLYSLIAPLDKIEIMKEKYRKGGYGYYEAKIALYEYIIHKFSYERKKFFSLMKKKSFLDHILALGAKKAKNIAQERLNCIRKHLKFNSIN
- a CDS encoding nucleotide exchange factor GrpE; translated protein: MDINQINTDKQSSSSSSSCEEVESSSCQEKTKVDDSLKKEIQFLKEELEKEKDKFLRLFAEFENSKKRIQKERFDIFRNVHEQILIDLIPILDDFERCIKELRKYKDKDEYLVKGIFFIQEKLIKILKEKGLNKIKIKKGDDFNTDFHDAVTQIPAVTENLKGKIIEIIEAGYILKEKVIRHAKVITGK
- the dnaJ gene encoding molecular chaperone DnaJ, whose product is MMKKDYYEVLGVSKNASPEEIKKAYRKLAIKYHPDKNLDNKKKAEEKFKEAAEAYEVLSNTEKRQRYDKFGHSGIKGSASGSGMNMEDIFANFGDIFADAFGESFSNFGFGRSTRNKTIKGSDLRIRVKLSLEEIAHGVEKKVKVKRLKAAKGIKFKNCTSCNGTGQITRVTNTILGRMQTTSQCGICYGTGKVIENIPYGANKHGLIKEEELVTIKIPEGLTEGIQLKVSEKGNEAPFGGISGDLIVLIEEIPHAKLKREGSNLHYDLYISFSDAILGAIKEVPTINGKARIKIDPGTQSGKTLRLKNKGLPNIEGYGYGSLLIHVNVWTPKKINEEQRKFFEKMRKNENFIPHPGNSEKSFFDKVREMFS
- the mnmA gene encoding tRNA 2-thiouridine(34) synthase MnmA, with product MQKVVVGLSGGVDSSVAALILKKKGYQVIGLFMHNWEWEEEDINKCTWKEDSIDAMLVAKQLNIPFQVVDMKNEYKKHVINYMFNEYRLGKTPNPDILCNKEIKFKIFLKKALNLGADFIATGHYANKEKIVKNRKIIYRLLIGKDLNKDQSYFLCQLTQYQLKKSLFPLGLLTKNQVRKIADIYRLRNAHKKESQGLCFVGKINLPNFLKKKIIPKKGKIIFINSNSSIYQEKKHFLSKEEELFFLSKKKKYRKSDGKVIGYHQGAHSFTKGQRKGIALGGYQEALFVIDTDVKENIVYTGMGKKHPGLYRKSLFIHEENIHWIRKDLTLLEGDKMNVFCRIRYRQPLQKSKLYKIRKGMFIEFETMQCAITEGQFVAWYIGKELIGSGVISIILYFIFFSKIEYIL
- the ilvD gene encoding dihydroxy-acid dehydratase produces the protein MKKRINDFSKKITKEPNLPAAHAMLYAAGMKESDFCKAQIGIVSNWYEGNPCNMHLDKLAKRIKSSVIKKNLVGFQFTTIGVSDGITMGTSGMRYSLPSRELIADSIETVVNSHHYDGVIAIPGCDKNIPGVMIALLRLNRPSIIVYGGSISSGYYNGKKLDVISSFEALGKKNTNQISEDEYRNIVKNSCPGPGACGGMYTANTMASALEAMGMMLPYSSSSPSTSENKKKECEEISVYMKNILEKGIKPKDIVTKTSIENGVKLAMCLGGSTNLVLHFLAIAKSANIDFSLKDFHKISNQVPLIGNLKPSGIFLMEDIHMYIGGMPVIIKYLLNEGILSGDCLTVTGKTLCENMKNIPNITFNQKIVHSLARPIKKNGHIRILYGNLSPEGAVAKITGKEGTIFRGKANVFNSEKEANQAILNNKILPGIVIVIRYVGPMGGPGMPEMLKPTSYIMGSGLGKKVALITDGRFSGGSHGFVVGHISPEAQSGGLIALVQNDDFIKIDTENDTITLEVEYEEIQKRRKLWSPPLLKIQKGYLYKYTKMVSQASEGCVTDQF
- the ilvB gene encoding biosynthetic-type acetolactate synthase large subunit codes for the protein MERKFFYGSEIVIKTLLYEKVKYIFGYPGGAIMPIYDSLHDYLSSISHILMRHEQGSIHAAQGYARATGQIGVCFTTSGPGATNLITGLADALIDSTPIVCITGQVSSHLLGTDAFQETNIMDISIPVTKWNIQVLKTEDICESIKKGFFIAKKGRPGPVLIDITKDAQLQKAVFHYTRCKHIKNFHPYPCIEDKKIIEAANLINLAEKPLILVGQGVILAEAEEEFKEFVEKTGIPVASTLLGLGALDSDHRLYVGMLGMHGNYAPNILTNQCDIIIAVGMRFDDRVTGDVKKYARRAKIIHLEIDSSEINKNILCHIPILGDCKISLKKLVSYVNQSIHKEWIDQFFHLKEKEKNVVIQRDINPKQGEITMGEVIKWINQYKQKNAILVTDVGQHQMIASRYFNFTCKKSQITSGGLGTMGFALPASIGAQLGSKNRQVICVVGDGGIQMTIQEMGTILQNSIPVKIILLNNNFLGMVRQWQQLFFNKRYSCTELVNPDFIKLANAYDIKAKKVKEREELGESIKKALNHETAFLLEIVIKKEDNVFPMIPAGASVDEIRLT
- a CDS encoding ACT domain-containing protein, yielding MKHKFRIIILGEKEIRLLSRILIILNRRNLKTNHINVSNNENGTISNIQYIIDLECKEEQLFKIKKLIEKLIGIIHVYYSKLEKLNSRKNSCKKIDLPLATY
- the ilvC gene encoding ketol-acid reductoisomerase, which codes for MKIKFGSIEETIITRDEFPLWKAREILKKETISVLGYGVQGPGQSLNLRDNGFQVIVGQRKCSNSWKKALQDEWIEGENLFSLEEAAERGTILMYLLSDAGQISFWPTLSKYLTEGKSLYFSHGFGLTFCNQTKIYPSKNIDIFLVAPKGSGTSLRRLFKKGKGINSSYAIYQDYSGNSLEKTLSIGIGIGSGYLFKTNFKNEVYSDLVGERGTLMGAIQGIFAAQYQTLREKGHSPSESFNETVEELTQSLMPLVSEKGMDWMYANCSTTAQRGALDWWKKFRDATFPVFQELYHEVLSGHEAKRIIQANSHINYREKLQKELQDLRKSELWEVGSMIRNLRPEKKDQN